The Triticum aestivum cultivar Chinese Spring chromosome 7B, IWGSC CS RefSeq v2.1, whole genome shotgun sequence genome window below encodes:
- the LOC123161315 gene encoding uncharacterized protein, protein MEQFEDGHHVRLRSRDRGTYLHADDDGLGVSLSRRRASMNSAWAVHIYQGDGNVQYVLLHSAAYGRYLGATDAPAPRGHSGRRVEQRDYEPWEEMAIRWQAVRIGSGDDILLRQVAGRLRANGRYLSVDAFNSVGPMMHWVVEQIPSREDTPHLAAPTGLRLPRSLAFLLPWRVIQYEQAGAAEPNANFAWASVLFRGRSAFHLRKKLARRLDAAMDASNLVMCVRAGTHGRPTPLVVDLPHSDETLDIIVVMAGTPAHADLRYPNVDAE, encoded by the exons ATGGAGCAGTTCGAGGACGGCCACCACGTGCGGCTGCGGAGCCGCGACCGCGGCACGTACCTGCACGCCGACGACGACGGGCTTGGCGTCTCCCTCAGCCGGCGCCGCGCGTCCATGAACTCGGCTTGGGCGGTGCACATCTACCAGGGAGATGGCAATGTCCAGTACGTGCTCCTCCACAGCGCCGCCTACGGCCGCTACCTCGGCGCCACGGACGCGCCGGCGCCGCGAGGCCACAGCGGGCGCCGCGTCGAGCAGCGCGACTACGAGCCCTGGGAGGAGATGGCCATCAGGTGGCAGGCCGTCAGGATCGGCTCGGGGGACGATATCCTGCTCCGCCAGGTCGCCGGCCGCCTCCGCGCCAACGGGAGGTACCTCAGCGTCGACGCCTTCAACAGCGTCGGCCCGATGATGCACTGGGTCGTGGAGCAGATCCCCTCAAGGGAGGACACGCCTCACCTTGCAGCTCCGACTGGG CTCCGCCTCCCCAGAAGCCTCGCCTTCCTGTTGCCGTGGCGGGTGATCCAGTACGAGCAGGCCGGCGCCGCCGAGCCCAACGCCAACTTCGCCTGGGCCTCAGTCCTATTCAGGGGCAGGTCCGCGTTCCACCTGAGGAAGAAGCTGGCCCGCCGGCTGGATGCCGCCATGGACGCCTCCAACCTCGTCATGTGCGTCCGAGCGGGTACGCACGGGCGCCCTACCCCACTGGTCGTCGATCTGCCCCACAGCGACGAGACCCTCGACATCATCGTCGTCATGGCCGGGACGCCAG CCCACGCAGACCTGCGGTACCCGAATGTCGATGCAGAGTAG